TACCTGCTCTGCCAACATGGTCCCTGGGGCCACCACAACCAATCACCCAACCCAGAGCACCCCAGGCGACTCCAACAGCACCGTGGCACCCCAGATAGAcaggcaaacacacacacacacacacagaacctcAGACCACACACACTCACCCCCAACCAGGAGACGAAGCATCCTCAGTCAGGCAGGTGGAGGGCACCCACCTGCTCAGACCCACACACACTAGGCCTGCCTGCCCTCACCCATGTGTGCGCACACACTAGGCCTGCCCTCACCCCGTGTGCACGCACATTGTCCTTGCATGTGAGCTCATGCTCACTCACACAGGATCCCAGACACCCCCATCCTCACACACCCCACCTCTGCCCTTTTTCGCCCGCACTCAGCCTGCTCCCCACCATTCCAAGCCCAAAGAGTGGCTCTCGGACCTGAGCCCTGGGGCCAGCCTGAGTGGGAGGGGGTTCCCTCCAGGCCACCAGCCCCTCACCTGCACTGTGCCCTAGACCCCAAAGGTCATCTGCCAGCACCTGAGCCTGTGCCCGCACAGGCAGCCTGAGCAGGAGCCTAGGATGCCAGATACTCCACCTGACCCTGTGCTGGACGCTCTGCCAGATAAGCTGGCCCTCCCCGTGCTGCCAGGGGCCCTCCTGGACAGGCTTGGGCCTCATACACAGGTGAGGGAGGCCAGCCATGGCCAGTTAGCTGGGGTGCAGAGGGCCAGAGGGGCAGCTAAGACCCAAGGCACTTGGGCCTGGAGGGGCAGAGCCAGGGACAGATGAGGAGCTCCAGGCAGGGCCTGAGCCGGGGGTGGGGGAGGCGAGACCTAGAGGATGGTGGCCTTGCCCAGCTGCAGCCACCTCCCTGGCTCTCTCCCCAGGAGCTCTCCCAGCAGCAGTTCCCCATCCCCCTGCCCTTCTGCTGGCTCTGCAGGACTCTGATGAAGCGGGTGCAGACCATGATCCCCAAGGTGAGGCGCCAGGGCCTCACGCAGGAGCTCCATCTCACGGCCGCCAGGTTAAGCAGGGCCACCTATGCTCTGCCCACCCAGGAGCCCAGGCTCAGGTCCCACTGTGCCCTGGCACTCCTGCAGGTCACTGACTGTGGCGGGTTCCGGCTGTCTGTGGAAGACACTGCAGTCTCTCAGTAGGAGAGTCTCCACAGATAGGTGCCCATCCTGCCATGTCCAGCCTGAAATCTTTCACATCAGCAGTGGCCTTTGCCCTCTGGCCTCACCAGTCATTCACAAATGGGGTCCTGCAGGCCATTTGTCACTGAGGGACTACAGCAGTGGACAAGCTTCCTGCTGTCCCAAGCTTGGCTGAGGGGTTGGAGAACAGAATTGGCATGGCCCATTGAGACACCATTAAGCCAAGTCAAGAGAAAAGTTTGGGGCTCAGGAGGAGCCTGGCGTGCAAGGCCTGGGTCTGACCCCAGCACCACGAGGAGGAAAGGGCTGGCCTTGTTCTGAGCGCACCCGCTGCTTGGGCAGCACTTGGAGCAGGACAGAGCCCTCCCTCCTGCTGTGGGCAAGCAGCAAGGACGTTCACCCATTAGGAGGGAAGGAGGCCCGGCCAGGGACAGTGCCAGTGGGACCCTGATGACAAGAATGCTGGCTCACCTACCTTGTGGTTAGGAGCAAGCGGGTGACATGTGACCTTGGGGAACTGCCAGGGCCCAGCTTGCCCCAGCTTGTGTGGAGTCGGggtgaggaggaaagcagctaacTTTCCCAGGGGCTCCCCAAACAGGGGCCTGTTAGCCAGAGGTAGAGCCATCTGCTGTTGAGGGGCTCCTATGGGGAAGGGTAGTGAGCGCTGGTCAGGAGGGAGGAGGCGTGGCTCCCAGCTGGCCGGTCTGCAACCCTGGCGATGCCCTCCTCTCTGGCAAGCCATGCCTCTTCCAGTGAGTCTGAGCCAGACCCGGGTCCATCACGACTGCTGCTCTGACCACAGAGCACTCTGACCAGTGCCCCCATGTGCACCTCATGAGCTGCCTCTTGCGTCCTCACCTGTAGTCACATGCCCTCCTAGAGGGAGGGCATGTGCAGGAAGGCCACGCTGGGACAGGGAGGCCCACATCGCCCTCTCTCGGCCCGCCCCAGGGAGTGCTGGCCGTGGCTGTGGCCCAGGTGTGCCACGTGGTACCCCTGGTGGTGGGCGGCATCTGCCAGTGCCTAGCCAAGCAGTACACCATTCTCCTGCTGGACGCACTGCTGGGACGCATGCTGCCCCAGCTGGTCTGCGGCCTGGTCCTCCGGTGCTCCAGTGAAGATGGAGCTGGCCCAGGTGAGTCGCCGCCCACCCTGCCCTCTCAGGCTCTGCAGCCCAGGCGGCTCCCTCCCTCTCTGGTCCAAGGACAGGACCAGACATTCTGCAGAACAGACCTGACTGCTTCCTCTGCAGCCCTCCCTGCTGTGGGCTCCCTGCCCGACGAATGGCTACCGCCAGCCTCCCAGTGCCAGCTCTGTGTGTCCATGACCACCCGGGCCTGGAACAGCAGCGAGCAGGCCATGCCACAGGCCATGCGCCAGGCCTGCCTCCGCTCCTGGCTGGACAGGGAGAAGGTAGGAGGAGCCAGCCAGAGCAGCGCAGCCAGGCTGGCTTCCAGGGACACGGGGCCCAGGTTCTGTCCGCCATGGGCAGCCGAGCCCAGAAAGCCTTTGTGCCAGAGATACAGGATGGGTGGGGCTGGAGCCCAGCCGGGCATCCAGGACGTGGTTGGAAACAGTGGTCTGTGATGGCTTCATAGGCCAGAGCTGCTGAGGGTCAGGTGTCTTCTCTGGACAAAAGGCCACAACTCCCAGGACCAGGAGTCCCTGCCTGGGTCAAGTGCCAGGCGAGTCCTGCCAGCCCAGGAAGGCCTTGCCCAGGGAAGCCCACGCAGCTCTCAGCCCTGCCCAGGAGTGCTGGCTGTAGGGGAGGCCCAGGTGTGGCATGTGGTACCCAGGATACTCCTAGTGCTGGGCAGCATCTGCCAGGGCCTGATAGATTCCAAGTGACCAAGGCCAAAGCTGTAGCTGGGAGAGGACCCTGAGAGACCCTGGCCCTGCCCACCCATCTCTCAGGCAGTTTAGCTGAGACTAGTCACCTGCACATGGAAAGTGTGGCTGCCTCAGGCCTGGGTCACCCCCTGCCTCTGTCTTTCCTCAGTGTGAGCAATTTGTGGAGCAGCACATGCCCCAGCTGCTGGCCCTGGCGCCTCGGGGCTGGGATGCCCACACCACCTGCCAGGTACCTGCCCTTGTAGCTGGCCAGGACTTCTCAAAGCCCCCAGAGCCCCCACTCTCCTGGATCAGGAGTGACATGGGCCAAGATGAGGCGCCTATGTTCTCATGCAGAACAGGCCTTGGCCTAGAAGAAGCCGAGAAAGTGTCACCGGAGATGGGGGCTGTGTCAGGCTCGGCTGCGGCCCTCCTTGACTGGGCTATAGCTGCTGGCCTGCAGCCGCTGGCCAGTGTGCTTGGAGAGGGCCCCGGTGGGTGTCCTGGGCCAGCAGCCTCCTCCTTAGCTCTAGGCCTGCAGGCAGTGGCTTGGGGAATGGCCTGGGTCTACTAAGTCACACGAGGGTGGCATGAGAAGGCAGGTACAGCACTGCCCCTATGTCCCGGAGCCAGGAGTGAGGCACTGAAGTCCCAATTCTGTCCCTGTGGCAGGCCTTGGGGGTATGTGCCACCACGTTCAGCCCCCTCCAGTGTCTCCAGAGCCCCCTCTTCTGAGGACCCAGCCTCCAGGTGAGTCTTGACCTACGTGGGGGAGGGAAGGGCAGGGGCTGTCACAGGGCAGTGAGAGGTGGCCACTCCTGCAGGTGGTTCCAGCCACCTCTGGGCATAGCTCTGGGCACAGCACCAGGCCCCACCAGGTAGAGGCCCTTCTCAGGGGGAGGCCACCCCTCCCTTCAGAGCCCTTGCCCCCTGCCCTAAGCAGCCCTCCTCCGCTCTGCCTGGGCCTTCAGACCAGCTGCCTTTGGGACCCGATGTACTCAGGCCAAGACAGGTGTCCCAACTTCAGGGGAATCAGCTTTGCCTCCAGAGGCTGCGGCCCCTCAGAGCCAGGAACACTACAGCCATCTGAGTCCACGGGTTTGaagtcccttctctccccctcacTATCCTTTCCCAAGTCAAAGGTAGTGCATGGGATGGAGGGTGGCCCCAATGACTTGAGAGCAGGAGGGTCCTCATGCATTTCACCACTCGCTCTGCAAGAAGGCAGGGAGGGCCTGTGGCTGGCGAGGGCTGCAGCTGAGGTCCTGCGGTGAGGCCCGCCCTCCTCTAGGAGAGGAAGAAGCCCAGCCTACCCTGGAGCACTGGTGTCACGTGCACTTGGGGCACGTGCCTGGACCAGACCTACCTCACAGGGGTCAGCTTAATAAATCCCTCCCCACCAGTGATGGCCAGGAACCTTGGAGTGAGGGGCCACCAAAGAGAGGGACAGAGCATTCCCCAGTTCCCAGAGCTGCCACTGAAACAGAAAGAGGCCTGGCTGCAGCCCCAGCAAGATACAGGTCCCCCCTAGATGTCCCCCTCCTTAGGGCAAAGGAGGAAGTGGGTGAGGGTCTCTAGCCACTGTGGCAAGGCTCCTTGTGGCCCTGCCCTTCCAGCTGCCCTGGCTGGAAGGAGCTTCACCCCACTCGCCTTCCCCTGCTAAGTGACACTGGTGGACCACCAGCCAGAGTGGTCCAGCCCTGGCCCCAGCCTGACACCACAGCTACTCTGTGCTCAGTAAGGCCAGCAAGAACAATGTCCTCTGGACAAGGTCTGCAGAGGCTGCTTCTGATCTTCATAGCACCAGAGCCAAGCCAGCTCCCACTGCTCAGGGTGGCTGAGGGGGAACATCGCAGCTCCAGGACAGCTGAGCAACTGGGCCAGTCCACAATGACCCCCACGTGCTCGAGACCAGCTTCTTGTTTGCCAACACTTCCAAGAagttcaaaattcaaaataaaatgggaTCATAATGTACTCTGATAAACACACAAAATCCTTACattaggctttttaaaaataaatcaggaaACACTTGGCTTGTGCAAGGTGGATACTTTATGCCCTGGGTGACGGGAGGTGACTGGGGAAAATTCCGTGTCGGAGACGCTCTGCTTTGTTAGGACAGGGATTTCTGGGCTGGGTATGGCTGGAGCTAGCCTGGAACgcatcctgggttcaaccccccagAGCAAAACGAGAGAGAGGGTTTTCATCTTTTTGTAGGAACTTCCCAACTTTTGTTCAaagttccaagggtgattctattTTTGCtatgacttaaaaaaaataataatacttttagttgcagatgaacacagtgcctttatttattttcaccTGGTGCTAGGGAtgtaaccctgtgcctcacacatgctaggaatgcgctccaccactgagccccagccccagccccagccccagccccagccccagccccagcccttctgCTGTGACTATTCTGCTCAAAGCTCAGCTGGCAGACAGGCTCAGATCCTGCGTGGCCATACCCTAACACTGCCAATAAAGCTCTATGCACTGGCATGATCCGGGCACTGTCCTGGAGATGCTCTGGGGCTGCAGCCCCCCGCAGGGGGCTGCCAGGACCTCCCTCTCCCCCCATGGGCGAGTAGGCACCCCATCTCCATCTCCTGCCTTTCCAGCAGCCTCCTGCCTGGCCTCCACCtgtgccctcccctccccaaggAGGGCAGGCACTGCAGGAGCTGAGGGACCCCACAGCAGGATGCACATTCTGCCTCTGGCTTGGGGCTTTCTGAGTCTGTCCTGGGCCTCCTCCACCCCACTGTTCAGGCACCAGGACAGGCTCTGAGCATCCTGCTCTGGGGCCAGGCATGAGACACAGGCCTCTGCATCTGAGTGGAGGCAGCCTTTGGTAAACTCATCACAATCCTGGGCCTCCTGGGAGGGCGGTGCTGGAGTAAGCAGCAGCAGCTGCTGAAGGACAGAGTGTTAAGTGTTTCCCAAAACAAGAGGGAGAGCTCGGGTCTGGCGAGAAGCCGAGGCTAACTCCAGCTGAGACAAGAGACAGGTGGAGTGGCCAGCAGGAGAGAACACAGAAAATGGCTTCCCCGAGACTGAGGACTGAACAAGGGTGCTctctcactgagctgcatcccctgcCCTTCTTTTGACACAGGCTTTTACAAGTTGCAGAgtctgggataacaggtgtgtgccactgtgcctggctttgtgTTTACTGTCCACTTGCATGTTATACACACACGATAATCCACTTGACCGTTTGTGACCGTTTTCCCATCTTTATGTAGCTACAAGTTGTTGGAAGTTAACTTTATAACCTCATCTTCAGATAACAGGATACAGTATGACGGTGACTGGATGTGGGAGTAACGACagtgacacccccccccccccgaaggACTTCGTCTCATTTTGGGTACAGGTAAAGATCGTTTGCTCACGAGAAGGGCAGATGTGTAATGCAGAAATGCAGAACCTCCACCTTTGTTGTGTGAGAACTCAGATACAAGGCATATGGAAGCTGAGCTGTCCAGCGGAGACCTGCCAGTCAGCAACTCACCACCCCTCACTTCCAAATGGCTCTCTGGGCCTCTGCTGTGAAAAGAGCCCTTTAGGTTTTCCTTGGAGAGCTGACATACAGGATTCGTCAGAAGAGGGCTTTGCAGACCCACGGGAAGGGCAGACTCCGGTGGTGCTAGTAGATTCTCCCTCCGCAGCTGCTGCGGGGCATAGTGGCCCCACCTGACCCTCCCCTCCCGGGACAGTCCTGTTAGGGTGCCTTGGAGGGACACCACTGCGAATGGCTTTCCCCAAGTGCTACAAAGCAGAATTTTAGTATTCTGAGGTGCACATGTTCTACACATGTTTGGAACCACACTTGGCCCCAATTCTCAGCAAGGCCAAGGGCGCTCTCAAACTAGAGACAGCGGCTCCTCCCATGTCTGCCAGTCTTCCAACTAGGTGAACCCTGGTCACTCCCACCTGCTACCATTATGAATCATTGGAATGAAACCCTCCTTGACCAGACTGTGCTGTGGCTCCACTGGCCTGACTGGGCCCAGCCCAGCTGGACCTACACAAAGCCCCTGCTACCCACAGGGTGGCAGAAGATGACAGGTGAAACTGCCAGGACACGGCAACAGCAGATGAGGGGCTGGAGGGCTGTCCAGGGTGACTCCTGGGCCATTTCCAGCTGACGTAACGAGGAGTGGTGGGATCTTTCACCCAGGACACACTGGAAAGGGGCTGTttgagagaaaaccacacaaGTTCAGTTTTGAAAATGTTCAGTGTGAGTTGACTTTAACACACCCAAAACTGTATCAAGTAGGCAGCTGGCTCTAAAGATGAGaatttagccaggtgtggtggtgccctcttgtaatcccagccactaggaaggctgaggcaggaggattgagtctGAGACCAGTCTGGCAACGTTTTCCctaaaacaaaacataacaaaccttagagaagttCTGGGTAAGGTTTGTTTATGAATCATGCTTTTAACGTGACAAGCGAGGCCACAGGCAGAGTTGAAATGGCCCAGAAAGTAAACGATGAGAAGGCCTGGGGGGGTCCTAAGGGATCCCCACTTCTAACAGTGGAAGATATGAGCCTCAACAGGATTCCCAAGGCTGCCAGCGAGGTAGGGGAAGGAGGACAGTGCCGGGCACAGCAAGCGTGCTTGTGGCTCCATGGGAGTGGCTGGCTGCCCACCGCTGTGTGCAAGGCTCCCTGCTCCCGTGGACCTGCAGCAGCACCCAGGTCCAGCCGCCAGGCCCACCTGCAAGGCCATGTCTGCCTGAGTTCCCGACTGGCAGTCCTGCTCTGGGCGCTGCGCTGGCCTGGCCGAGGCTTTCTGAGAACTCCCTAGGAGGGCTGAGCTGCAGTCTGGACCTCCCACCCAAGTCCAGCACAGTAACAACTTATCACTTCCAGACTTAGAGAAAAACGCATCCCAGGTGACACCACCTTCGAGTGGGCAGGAGGAGACAGGAGCCAGATGACAGGCCGCAGCACAGGCAGTTAGTGAAGACGGGAAAGGAGGCAAGTCAGCCTCCATCCTCCAGCAGCGGGTGACGCACATAGGACAGAAGGCTGGCTTAAAAACAGAGAATTTAATCCATCCAAAAACCCATAGGACCTAAGGGAACACAGAGAACCACCTCCCTGGAGGAGAAggcgtgactggcttcatgatatGACTCCCACAATCCTGAGGCTCGACGACGTCTACAAGGAATCATCCACCCTTCAGTGCACAGCTGCTAAAGAGAAAGGACAGCCACCTGCAAAGCACTCAGCCAGCTGCAGCTGAGAGGACGGCAGGAAGGAGGGAGAAGTGCTTTCTACAGGACTGGTGGAGGGCCCCTCAATGCGTGGTGTAGCCAGGACCCACGGCACCTGCAGCCTGCCTCTGCTTGGCTCCACTTCGGTCCTGTTCACTGGGCTGTCCTCAGGGGGAAGCTGGCCCGCCTCACGCCCCCTGTTGGTTGGTCTCCCCAGCATCCCGCCTCTTCCATATCTGTCAGGAAAGAGGACGTTTCTCCATCCGCAGCGGGCAATTGGCACCCAACCACGCGTCGGCCACCAATAGGCCAGGACATTCCTTCAGTCCCtattcccccaccccacccagcctCTCCTCTTCTTACCTTCCATTCAAAGCTCCTTTCTAAAAAAGGACCCACAGGGGCTGGGAGtgcagctcagttgtagagcaaaaCTCAAATGCCAAGGCCCTAGGAGCGTCCCAGGCCCCAAAAGACCCCACAGCCCAAAAGAGGCGTGGCCAAGTCTCAACCCAGGAGGAAGCCACAGAGGAGACAGTCACCTCACGGACACTCACTCCTTCTCTTCTACAAAGGCACGGCTTTTCACATCTCAGTCTTCCCTCTGTTATCTTCTAACTAGAGTAGTTACAAAGGAAGACCCTGCCCCGAAGGCACTCACTCCACTGGAGCAGTCAAAATAACATGGtcagtggctggggatgtggctcaagcggtagcgcgctcgcctggcatgcatgcgtgcggcccgggtttgatcctcagtaccacatacaaacaaagatgttgtgcctgccgaaaaaaactaaaaaataaatattaaaaaattcattctaaaaataaataaataaataaaataacatggtCAGCACTCCAAAACAGAGATGGACAAAGCACAGTGCTGACTGACTGTGTCGGGGCCCTGGGCAGAGCTCAGGAACCTGGCCACAAACGCAACCCGGTTTGCTCACTCACAGATTCTCACACTCCCCTACTCTTATCTTCTGAAAACCTGACTGACCTTCTGGACCAGGTAATCAGCTAAGCCTCTCTCAGAACCTCCTGGGGCTCCTTCTCAGTACACTTCCACTCTGCCCACACCCACCTGAATGTAGGCCTCTGACAGTGTGATCATCTGGGGCAGGATGTCCGTCACCTGCAGGTCCTGCAGTTCGTACCACTTGCCAGTGCCCTGCAGACAGCAGAAAGTTTGTGTCAGTGCAGAAGGAAGGGACCATACCCCAGAGCCATGAGACCCTGCCACAGAGGCAAAGGGAGGAGGGCAGGACTCAGCCACCTCGACTCCTGCAGCAGAGGCTCACATACCCCTGCCCACCTCCTAAGAAGAAACTGGACAGATGCCAAGAGCAGGAAGAGGCTGCCTCTCATGCTCACCCTCACTATCTCCTCCTGTGCGGAGGACAAAGCAGACACACTCAGGCAGGAGGGGCCAGAGTTGGCTAGGAGGAGAACCTCCCCCAAGAAGAGCAGCAAAGAAGGTCAAGGGAAGTGTTTCTGGGGGTCACTGTTTGCCACGCTGGCCTGCAGCTCCAGCAATACCAGTGAGACTACCTCACTACAGGCTTCCCTGTGCTCCAGAGCCAGGCAGCTCCTGCAGCAGCCCTCCTGCCGCACCTTCACACTGTCTGAGAGCAGCACGACAGAACAGACATGGCAGACCTCCTGGATACTCCAAGAGTGCAGACAGAGGACAGCAAG
Above is a genomic segment from Callospermophilus lateralis isolate mCalLat2 chromosome 14, mCalLat2.hap1, whole genome shotgun sequence containing:
- the Sftpb gene encoding pulmonary surfactant-associated protein B, which codes for MAMSRLLLWLLLPTLCGPSTAVGTTSSLACAQGPEFWCQSLEQALQCKALGHCLQEVWGHAGADDLCQECEDIINILTKMTKETIFQKTIRKFLERECDVLPLKLLVPQCRQVLDNYFPLVIDYFQSQITPKVICQHLSLCPHRQPEQEPRMPDTPPDPVLDALPDKLALPVLPGALLDRLGPHTQELSQQQFPIPLPFCWLCRTLMKRVQTMIPKGVLAVAVAQVCHVVPLVVGGICQCLAKQYTILLLDALLGRMLPQLVCGLVLRCSSEDGAGPALPAVGSLPDEWLPPASQCQLCVSMTTRAWNSSEQAMPQAMRQACLRSWLDREKCEQFVEQHMPQLLALAPRGWDAHTTCQALGVCATTFSPLQCLQSPLF